A window from Argopecten irradians isolate NY chromosome 3, Ai_NY, whole genome shotgun sequence encodes these proteins:
- the LOC138317604 gene encoding uncharacterized protein: MFSKDHTSLMSDDPAKTLVMSDDPAQTSVMSDDTAQTSVMSDDPAQTSVMSDDPAKTSVMSDDTAQTSIMSEDPAQTSLMSDDTAKTLVMSDNQAQTSVMSDDPAKTSVMSDDTAQTSVMSEDPAQTSLMSDDTAKTLLMSDNQAQTSVMSDDPAQTLVMSDDQAQTSVMSDDTAQTSVMSDDPAQTLVMLDDPAQTLVMSDDPAQTLLISDDPAQTTVMTDDPDSSLGHDAFSERILTGMAVNPIGGETTLPESTGGLDDLLPYDVERLIEAVKGNGSDIEAFQDVFQKRTFGSEPFPVDPMLILAAFGTPEAVEFVLKSMSPKYNWNERIEIDPDVFKSSSAEIKETNATALYVATFMENIPAVKAMIKFADDNNLAYCMSSVHVNDETEAIYMAEIGERLGNKYSELNPAVIPGHRKEIDGTRRRVFVVYSTEIMQAQDLEKEYIGTVMLRNPYKIDSEARIVKLKEDSSRNLSNEEIEIAQRAIQSHSSALWCNHSNLNIISACSVRSKNRGGSVEPGLCIVLYCSTKGVVPLGEKEFPKKLDVGEKNTIDTDVREGYFEFGYQTFPSSLRHTDLKMGCNIGKQPVQNGGGTLGPFVKYNDSIGFLTCAHVLFNVDSKVDFTHSEMNRVDVYQPAPSSLYPSGNACGFVQRAVFNPDLASSVDAAVVMISDEARKPVRGGVAMDHTYRYQKMGFKDLPEFNDGSTLRDPSVKAVSNMIVQFGSETHMTKGSLVAMNAEARLLSTALGKPFTQDKVCIKVSMKWKEPNHQ; encoded by the exons ATGTTCAGTAAAGACCATACCTCGCTAATGTCGGACGATCCAGCCAAGACCTTGGTAATGTCGGACGATCCAGCCCAGACCTCGGTAATGTCGGACGATACAGCTCAAACCTCGGTAATGTCGGACGATCCAGCCCAGACCTCGGTAATGTCGGACGATCCAGCAAAGACCTCGGTAATGTCGGACGATACAGCCCAGACCTCGATAATGTCGGAAGATCCAGCCCAGACCTCGCTAATGTCGGACGATACAGCCAAGACCTTGGTAATGTCAGACAATCAAGCACAGACCTCGGTAATGTCGGACGATCCAGCCAAGACCTCGGTAATGTCTGACGATACAGCCCAGACCTCGGTAATGTCGGAAGATCCAGCCCAGACCTCGCTAATGTCGGACGATACAGCCAAGACCTTGTTAATGTCAGACAATCAAGCACAGACCTCGGTAATGTCGGACGATCCAGCCCAGACCTTGGTAATGTCGGACGATCAAGCACAGACCTCGGTAATGTCGGACGATACAGCCCAGACCTCGGTAATGTCGGACGATCCAGCCCAGACCTTGGTAATGTTGGACGATCCAGCCCAGACCTTGGTAATGTCAGATGATCCAGCCCAGACCTTGCTAATTTCGGACGATCCAGCCCAGACCACGGTAATGACGGACGATCCAGACTCGTCACTTGGCCACG ATGCATTTTCGGAGAGGATATTGACGGGAATGGCGGTAAATCCTATAGGAGGTGAAACCACACTACCTGAGTCCACCGGAGGCTTGGATGATCTCCTACCCTATG ATGTTGAAAGACTGATTGAAGCAGTGAAGGGGAATGGTTCTGATATTGAAGCCTTTCAAGATGTATTTCAGAAAAGAACATTCGGTTCGGAACCTTTTCCAGTCGACCCAATGCTAATTTTAGCAGCATTTGGTACACCCGAAGCTGTCGAGTTTGTACTTAAGTCAATGTCGCCAAAATATAACTGGAATGAACGCATAGAAATAGACCCTGATGTTTTTAAGAGCTCATCAGCTGAAATTAAGGAGACTAATGCAACGGCCTTGTATGTTGCCACATTCATGGAAAATATCCCAGCTGTTAAGGCAATGATAAAGTTCGCAGACGACAACAACTTAGCTTACTGTATGAGTAGTGTGCATGTAAATGACGAAACTGAAGCGATTTACATGGCCGAAATTGGAGAACGACTGGGCAATAAATATTCGGAACTAAACCCTGCAGTTATACCAGGTCATAGAAAAGAGATCGACGGTACAAGGAGGAGAGTTTTTGTGGTATATTCCACAGAGATAATGCAGGCGCAAGATCTTGAAAAGGAATATATCGGTACAGTCATGTTACGCAACCCATACAAGATCGACAGTGAAGCGAGAATAGTGAAATTAAAGGAAGACTCAAGCCGCAACCTTTCAAATGAGGAGATAGAAATTGCACAAAGAGCAATACAGTCACACAGCTCTGCATTATGGTGTAACCATAGCAACCTCAATATTATCAGTGCTTGCTCTGTACGGTCGAAAAACAGGGGAGGATCAGTTGAACCGGGTCTCTGCATTGTGCTTTACTGTAGTACAAAAGGCGTGGTGCCTCTAGGAGAGAAAGAATTCCCAAAAAAACTTGATGTaggagaaaaaaatacaattgatACCGATGTACGGGAAGGTTACTTTGAGTTTGGATATCAAACGTTTCCTAGTTCGTTACGCCATACAGATTTGAAAATGGGATGCAACATAGGGAAACAACCAGTACAAAATGGCGGAGGAACTCTGGGTCCgtttgtaaaatacaatgatagcataggTTTTCTAACATGTGCCCATGTACTTTTTAATGTTGATTCAAAGGTTGACTTTACCCATAGTGAAATGAATCGTGTTGATGTTTACCAGCCAGCTCCAAGTTCCTTATACCCCAGTGGAAACGCCTGTGGATTTGTACAGAGGGCAGTGTTTAATCCTGATCTGGCTTCCAGCGTGGATGCCGCCGTCGTAATGATATCTGATGAAGCCAGAAAGCCTGTAAGAGGAGGAGTTGCAATGGATCACACTTACAGATATCAAAAAATGG GATTTAAAGACTTACCAGAATTTAATGATGGTTCGACACTCCGTGACCCTTCTGTAAAAGCCGTTAGCAATATGATCGTCCAATTCGGGAGCGAAACGCACATGACGAAAGGTTCTTTGGTTGCGATGAATGCAGAGGCGAGACTCCTTTCAACCGCTTTAGGAAAACCTTTTACTCAGGACAAAGTTTGTATAAAGGTCAGTATGAAGTGGAAGGAACCAAATCATCAATAA